A region of Gadus morhua chromosome 18, gadMor3.0, whole genome shotgun sequence DNA encodes the following proteins:
- the LOC115531568 gene encoding apidaecins type 73-like, protein MSPAVFPPSVMIGGVKVRALYDYVADRRVPPLAPGTEPGLAKDRLVAPGTEPGLAKDRLAAPGTEPGLAKDRLVAPGTEPGLAKDRLVAPGTEPGLAKDRLVAPETEPGLAKDRLVAPGTEPGLAKDRLVAPETEPGLPKDRLVAPGTEPGLAKDRLAAPETEPGLAKDRLAAPGTEPGLAKDRLAAPETEPGLAKDRLAAPETEPGLAKDRLAAPETEPGLAKDRLAAPETEPGLAKDRLAAPETEPGLAKDRLAAPETEPGLAKDRLAAPETEPGLAKDRLAAPETEPGLAKDRLAAPETEPGLVKDRIAAAETEPGLAKDRLAAPETEPGLVKDRLAAWKESRCY, encoded by the exons ATGTCACCCGCTGTGTTCCCGCCCAGCGTGATGATCGGGGGGGTGAAGGTGCGAGCGCTGTACGACTACGTGG CCGACAGACGAGTACCACCGCTGGCACCAGGGACAGAACCTGGGCTAGCAAAGGACAG GTTAGTGGCACCAGGGACAGAACCTGGGCTAGCAAAGGACAGGTTAGCGGCACCAGGGACAGAACCTGGGCTAGCAAAGGACAGGTTAGTGGCACCAGGGACAGAACCTGGGCTAGCAAAGGACAGGTTAGTGGCACCAGGGACAGAACCTGGGCTAGCAAAGGACAGGTTAGTGGCACCAGAGACAGAACCTGGGCTAGCAAAGGACAGGTTAGTGGCACCAGGGACAGAACCTGGGCTAGCAAAGGACAGGTTAGTGGCACCAGAGACAGAACCTGGGCTACCAAAGGACAGGTTAGTGGCACCAGGGACAGAACCTGGGCTAGCAAAGGACAGGTTAGCGGCACCAGAGACAGAACCTGGGCTAGCAAAGGACAGGTTAGCGGCACCAGGGACAGAACCTGGGCTAGCAAAGGACAGGTTAGCGGCACCAGAGACAGAACCTGGGCTAGCAAAGGACAGGTTAGCGGCACCAGAGACAGAACCTGGGCTAGCAAAGGACAGGTTAGCGGCACCAGAGACAGAACCTGGGCTAGCAAAGGACAGGTTAGCGGCACCAGAGACAGAACCTGGGCTAGCAAAGGACAGGTTAGCGGCACCAGAGACAGAACCTGGGCTAGCAAAGGACAGGTTAGCGGCACCAGAGACAGAACCTGGGCTAGCAAAGGACAGGTTAGCGGCACCAGAGACAGAACCTGGGCTAGCAAAGGACAGGTTAGCGGCACCAGAGACAGAACCTGGGCTAGCAAAGGACAGGTTAGCGGCACCAGAGACAGAACCTGGGCTAGTAAAGGACAGGATAGCGGCAGCAGAGACAGAACCTGGGCTAGCAAAGGACAGGTTAGCGGCACCAGAGACAGAACCTGGGCTAGTAAAGGACAGGTTAGCGGCCTGGAAAGAATCCCGATGCTATTAA
- the si:dkey-9k7.3 gene encoding circularly permutated Ras protein 1, translating into MCRDPSHHTWECLLRPALHVQPHQPMEFACRFVYVPAPTNPKDVQRSSPIGVKHSALLPPIRKTRPSFPPPPPPPSPPPPRPLTPSAPPPPPPPRPLTPSAPPPPPPPRPLTPSAPPPPPPPRPAPRTATEQGSPVPSPRRFREQQERSTEERSAAVILSVVRRSTAEWIKEERRTEERSREERSTAEWSKEERRTEERSREERRTEERSREERRTEERSREGSREGSSEALGGGRPPSAPALSPRPRAALKTPVPGTKQAPPLPPRSPWMRGAPEYLVLLPQPAPLRAPSPSRPPAPDGILDPDSLPGNPNVILVSLGKLLSEDRVHPTEGEPLLCSQCGAGLLSCYDNMVNSCSFCRPAGPSAPAAPSAPGPAGVPDRLFLLNPEGPHLDPSDALLIFCIDISGSMGITSPVSSDDKTIYRTRLQFVKDAVLQCVQRLCYQQPELRVGLITFNNQVTLHGYEGSGSRLLGDAELIDSEYLKGAASAFLSPPPLCQTRDRLQRALLGLSEGGSTALGPAALLAIAMASRQAGSKVIVCTDGKANTDLGNLEVEDHDAHTLLSSTIFYQDLGEWAASKGVTVSVLSIEGTDCRLDELGRLADRTGGKVLIASPQNLHWEFEKILEDQAIATHCTVTLLFPQSLCLRGEREAEHKGTREVGNVSPHMEITLQFGAKEQDPESAVPLLSAGERVSVQLQLRYRLRDGREMLRVLTAQREVTHDSSSVLSSLSLAIIQLNSSQAGAALAVRGRFQDARAEGDAQRLLMDRALQHNCSAEEEQIYDQWKKTMEPIHGSIHDYTRRKSVVSDSQPLTDKGAALLYGMKHSNTNSISLRDKQRPQ; encoded by the exons ATGTGTCGAGATCCCTCCCATCACACCTGGGAGTGCCTCCTCCGTCCAGCGCTTCATGT ACAGCCCCATCAACCAATGGAATTTGCCTGTAGGTTTGTTTATGTTCCAGCACCAACCAATCCGAAGGATGTTCAAAGGTCCAGTCCTATCGGGGTTAAACATTCAG CCCTCCTGCCTCCGATCAGAAAAACCAGACCCagcttccctcctcctcctccacctccttctcctcctccacctcgtcctctaaccccttctgctcctccacctcctcctccacctcgtcctctaaccccttctgctcctccacctcctcctccacctcgtcctctaaccccttctgctcctccacctcctcctccacctcgtcctGCTCCTCGGACCGCCACAGAGCAGGGCAGCCCTGTGCCTTCTCCTCGGAGGTTcagagagcagcaggagaggagcacagaggagaggagcgccGCCGTGATCCTCTCCGTCGTGAGGAGGAGCACGGCGGAGTGGatcaaggaggagaggaggacggaggagaggagcagggaggagaggagcacggCGGAGTGGagcaaggaggagaggaggacggaggagaggagcagggaggagaggaggacggaggagaggagcagggaggagaggaggacggaggagaggagcagggaggggagcagggaggggagcaGCGAGGCCCTGGGGGGTGGGAGGCCGCCCTCggcccccgctctctcccctaGGCCCCGGGCCGCCCTGAAGACCCCCGTCCCAGGCACAAAGCAAG ctccacccctccctccgaGGTCCCCGTGGATGCGGGGCGCCCCAGAGTACCTGGTGCTGCTGCCCCAGCCGGCCCCACTGAGGGCCCCCagcccctcccgcccccccgccccggacG GAATATTGGATCCGGATTCTCTGCCAGGAAACCCAAATGTGATTCTTGTCAGTTTGGGAAAGCTTCTTTCAGAGGACAGAG tgcacCCCACAGAAGGTGAACCCCTGCTTTGCTCCCAATGTGGTGCTGGGCTCCTCTCCTGCTATGACAACATG GTGAACAGCTGCTCCTTCTGCCGGCCGGCGGGCCCCAGCGCCCCCGCGGCCCCCAGCGCCCCGGGGCCGGCCGGTGTCCCGGACCGCCTCTTCCTGCTGAACCCGGAGGGTCCGCACCTGGACCCCTCCGACGCCCTGCTCATCTTCTGCATCGACATCTCCGGCTCCATGGGCATCACCTCCCCT GTCTCATCGGATGACAAGACCATCTACAGAACACGACTGCAG TTTGTCAAGGACGCGGTGCTGCAGTGTGTCCAGAGGCTCTGCTACCAACAACCAGAGCTGCGTGTCGGCCTGATCACCTTCAACAACCAG GTGACCCTCCATGGCTACGAGGGGAGCGGGTCCCGTCTCCTGGGTGACGCCGAGCTCATCGACTCTGAGTACCTGAAGGGGGCCGCCTCGGCCTTCCTGAGCCCGCCTCCGCTCTGCCAGACCAGGGACCGCCTGCAGAGGGCGCTGCTGGG GTTGTCAGAGGGTGGGTCCACAGCTCTGGGACCGGCCGCCCTCCTGGCCATCGCCATGGCTTCCAGACaagcagggtcaaag GTGATCGTCTGTACGGACGGGAAGGCCAACACGGACCTGGGGAACCTGGAGGTGGAAGACCACGACGCTCACACCCTGCTGTCCTCCACCATCTTCTACCAGGACCTGGGGGAGTGGGCAGCCAGCAAGGG CGTAACGGTGTCGGTGCTATCCATTGAGGGGACCGACTGCCGTCTGGACGAGCTGGGCCGACTGGCGGACCGCACCGGGGGCAAG GTGCTGATAGCCAGCCCCCAGAACCTGCACTGGGAGTTTGAGAAGATCCTTGAGGACCAGGCGATAGCGACTCACTGCACTGTCACTCTGCTGTTTCCTCAATCTCT GTGtctgagaggggagagagaggcggaacACAAGGGGACGAGAGAAGTAGGAAACGTGAGCCCACACATGGAGATAACCCTTCAGTTTGGTGCAAAGGAACAGGATCCAGAAA GTGCAGTACCGCTCCTGTCCGCTGGGGAGCGCGTGTCCGTCCAGCTGCAGCTGAGATACAGACTGAGAGATGGACGGGAGATGCTCCGCGTGTTAACCGCTCAGCGGGAAGTGACCCACGACAG CTCCAGCGTCCTTTCCTCGCTGTCTCTGGCCATCATCCAGCTCAACTCGTCCCAGGCTGGCGCTGCTCTGGCGGTCAGGGGCCGGTTCCAGGACGCCCGGGCAGAGGGCGACGCCCAGAGGCTGCTGATGGACAGAGCGCT GCAGCATAACTGCAGTGCAGAGGAGGAACAAATCTACGACCAGTGGAAGAAGACCATGGAGCCCATTCACGGCAGCATACACGACTACACTAGG AGGAAATCTGTGGTTTCCGACTCACAG cccctcACAGACAAGGGCGCCGCCCTGCTGTATGGAATGAAGCACAGCAATACAAACTCTATTTCCCTTCGGGATAAACAGAGACCTCAGTAA
- the znf668 gene encoding zinc finger protein 668 produces the protein MASPQPGSQPVPEQYTPPSTESEEGHHSNEPLSKEPLPKEPLTKKRGRGRPPKPKPSFKCTVCQEALRSPSALRSHKLSAHGKAPPPPPGHACAQCAKTFPSKAQLAKHQRSHAAQRPFQCPDCHKAYKTPTELRNHSRSHSGEKPFICTECGKAFMQAICLRIHMTQHSGERPFPCPQCSKSYPMLSKLKVHLRSHTGEKPYFCAECGKSFADPSVFRKHRRNHQGHRPYVCEECGKSYTELKDLKNHERSHTGEKPYLCSDCGKAFSRSSSLACHQRIHSQSKPYQCEQCGKGFTQLSSYQSHLRTHSGEKPFLCPQCGKMFSDPSSFRRHQRAHLGFKPYPCDKCSKRFRQPADLAVHERVHSGERPYKCQSCDKAFVASWDLRRHLLVHTGLRPFSCTECDKSFAERSSLNKHRRVHSGERPFKCAKCFKSFVVSSSLRKHERTHLAERPLPETGARSPPPPGPPTAPPRFTCARCDAAFGSWEEAQAHEGSHTPPSAKTGGSHACETCQAEFTQLADLQEHEKQHLKARAHVCSSCGKGFLNKAGLRKHQKIHSNSRPHSCHQCGKTFLFAAYLRKHLKTHPDPNMATQSRENHPIQHTDPLPPPSPPMEGPPSPNTGEPSAGTSAVTSGLSLAVPGAAFQALPECLIKEEDH, from the coding sequence ATGGCATCTCCACAGCCTGGAAGCCAACCAGTTCCAGAGCAATACACCCCTCCTTCCACAGAGAGTGAGGAGGGTCACCATAGTAACGAGCCGCTCAGCAAGGAGCCGCTCCCGAAGGAGCCGCTCACTAAGAAGCGGGGAAGGGGCCGTCCCCCAAAGCCCAAACCCTCGTTCAAATGCACGGTGTGCCAGGAGGCGTTGAGGAGTCCCTCCGCCCTGCGCAGCCACAAACTCTCCGCCCACGGCaaggcgccgccgccgccccccgggCACGCCTGCGCCCAGTGCGCTAAGACGTTCCCCAGCAAGGCCCAGCTCGCCAAGCACCAGCGCTCGCACGCAGCGCAGCGGCCCTTCCAGTGCCCCGACTGCCACAAGGCCTACAAGACGCCCACGGAGCTGAGGAACCACTCCCGCTCCCACAGCGGGGAGAAGCCCTTCATCTGCACCGAGTGCGGCAAGGCCTTCATGCAGGCCATCTGCCTGAGGATCCACATGACACAGCACAGCGGCGAGAGGCCCTTCCCCTGCCCGCAGTGCTCCAAGAGCTACCCCATGCTGTCCAAGCTCAAGGTCCACCTGCGCtcccacaccggcgagaagccgtaCTTCTGCGCCGAATGCGGAAAGAGCTTCGCCGACCCCTCCGTGTTCAGGAAGCACCGGCGCAACCACCAAGGCCATCGGCCGTACGTGTGCGAGGAGTGCGGCAAGTCGTACACGGAGCTGAAGGACCTGAAGAACCACGAGCGCTcacacaccggggagaagccctacctGTGCTCGGACTGCGGGAAGGCCTTCTCCCGCTCGTCCTCGCTGGCCTGCCACCAGCGCATCCACTCCCAGAGCAAGCCCTACCAGTGCGAGCAGTGTGGGAAGGGCTTCACTCAGCTGTCTTCCTACCAGTCCCACCTGCGCACTCATTCGGGGGAGAAGCCCTTCCTCTGCCCGCAGTGCGGCAAGATGTTCTCCGACCCGTCCAGCTTCCGCCGCCACCAGAGGGCCCACCTGGGCTTCAAGCCCTACCCGTGTGACAAGTGCTCCAAGCGGTTCCGCCAGCCGGCCGACCTGGCCGTGCACGAGCGTGTGCACTCTGGCGAGCGGCCCTACAAGTGCCAGAGCTGCGACAAGGCCTTCGTGGCGTCCTGGGACCTGCGGCGCCACCTGCTGGTGCACACAGGGCTAAGGCCCTTCTCCTGCACCGAGTGCGACAAGTCGTTCGCCGAGCGCTCCAGCCTCAACAAGCACCGGCGCGTGCACTCGGGCGAGCGCCCCTTTAAGTGCGCCAAATGCTTCAAGTCGTTTGTCGTGTCGTCCAGCCTGCGTAAGCACGAGAGGACTCACCTCGCCGAGCGACCGCTGCCAGAGACGGGGGCCcgctcccccccgccccccggcccccccaccgccccgccCCGGTTCACCTGTGCCCGCTGCGACGCCGCCTTCGGCAGCTGGGAGGAGGCGCAGGCCCACGAGGGctcccacacccccccctccgccaAGACGGGGGGCTCGCACGCCTGTGAGACCTGCCAGGCGGAGTTTACCCAGCTGGCCGACCTGCAGGAGCACGAGAAGCAGCACCTCAAGGCCAGGGCCCACGTCTGCAGCAGCTGTGGGAAGGGCTTCCTCAACAAGGCCGGGCTGCGCAAACACCAGAAGATCCACTCCAACAGCAGGCCGCACAGCTGCCACCAATGTGGCAAAACCTTCTTGTTTGCCGCCTACCTTCGCAAGCACTTGAAAACACACCCCGATCCCAACATGGCAACCCAATCCAGGGAGAACCATCCCATTCAGCAcacagaccccctccccccgccatcCCCCCCCATGGAGGGCCCGCCAAGCCCCAACACAGGGGAGCCCAGTGCTGGGACCAGTGCCGTAACCAGTGGCCTATCGTTAGCGGTGCCGGGGGCCGCGTTCCAGGCCCTGCCAGAGTGCCTGATAAAGGAGGAGGATCACTAA